The Dioscorea cayenensis subsp. rotundata cultivar TDr96_F1 chromosome 19, TDr96_F1_v2_PseudoChromosome.rev07_lg8_w22 25.fasta, whole genome shotgun sequence genome includes a window with the following:
- the LOC120249269 gene encoding endo-1,4-beta-xylanase 5-like — MEGALFLVMHCSLSFILLSAALFSGTLVNSLPYDYSAIIECLAEPPKPQYKGGIIINPEFNNGLKGWARFGHSNPAEKTSETGNKFSVARSKQNPFHSLSQKLFLHSEKLYTFSAWVQVSEGDEIPVKAMYKTSSNISHAVGTVIAKSGCWSMLKGGISVNNSGPAELYFESQNASIEIWIDSVSLQPFTKDQWRSHQSESINKVRKRKVRINSTPGTKISIKQSRPGFPFGNAISKDILSNTVYQNWFTSRFKVTTFENEMKWYSTESSQGTENYADADAMLAFCKQNGINVRGHNIFWDAPHYQPNWVNSLPTPQLQSATEKRINSVMNRYKGQVIAWDVVNENMHYSFFESKFGKDASSVLYQKAHQIDNAVLTFMNEFNTLENPGDEVSIPTKYLQKLTEIQSFGGSTSTGGPRMAIGLEGHFSQPNIAYMRSALDSLAAANVPIWLTEVDVSSSPQQAEYLEEILREAFAHPAVNGIVMWASWHAQGCYSMCLTDNNFKNLPTGDVVDKLLNEWKTFTQIEAFANTHGFFELDLFHGDYEITTTHPSSNSSSLHILNVHGANHHEGVLHVLDVQA, encoded by the exons ATGGAAGGGGCATTGTTCTTGGTGATGCATTGttctttatcatttatattgttGTCTGCTGCATTATTTTCAG GAACCTTAGTAAATTCACTTCCATATGATTATTCAGCGATCATTGAG tgCTTGGCTGAGCCACCAAAACCTCAATACAAAGGTGGAATCATAATCAATCCAGAGTTCAACAATGGCCTGAAAGGATGGGCAAGATTTGGACACTCAAATCCTGCAGAAAAAACATCAGAAACTGGAAACAAGTTCTCAGTGGCTCGCAGTAAACAAAATCCTTTTCATTCTCTTTCCCAAAAGCTCTTCCTTCACAGTGAAAAGCTCTACACATTCTCTG CATGGGTGCAGGTAAGTGAAGGAGATGAGATTCCAGTGAAAGCCATGTACAAAACTAGTTCAAACATCAGCCATGCAGTTGGAACAGTGATTGCAAAGTCTGGGTGTTGGTCCATGCTCAAAGGTGGCATCTCAGTGAATAACTCTGGACCAGCTGAGTTATACTTTGAg AGCCAAAATGCATCAATTGAGATATGGATAGACAGTGTCTCTTTGCAACCATTCACCAAAGATCAATGGAGAAGTCATCAATCAGAAAGCATCAACAAG GTGAGGAAGAGGAAGGTGAGAATCAACTCGACACCGGGAACAAAGATCTCGATCAAACAAAGCCGGCCGGGTTTCCCCTTCGGCAATGCCATATCCAAAGACATCCTCTCCAACACAGTGTACCAGAACTGGTTCACTTCTCGCTTCAAAGTAACCACATTCGAGAACGAGATGAAGTGGTACAGCACTGAGTCATCTCAAGGGACCGAAAACTACGCCGACGCCGATGCCATGCTCGCCTTCTGCAAACAAAATGGCATCAACGTGAGAGGCCACAACATCTTCTGGGATGCCCCACACTACCAACCAAACTGGGTCAATTCCTTGCCAACTCCACAACTCCAATCAGCCACTGAAAAAAGAATAAACTCAGTTATGAATAGATACAAAGGACAAGTGATTGCATGGGATGTTGTGAATGAGAACATGCATTACTCCTTCTTTGAAAGCAAGTTTGGGAAGGATGCATCCTCAGTGTTGTACCAAAAAGCACACCAGATTGACAATGCTGTTCTCACTTTCATGAATGAATTTAATACATTGGAGAATCCTGGAGATGAAGTTTCTATTCCCACAAAGTATCTGCAGAAACTGACAGAGATTCAGAGTTTTGGTGGGAGTACTAGTACTGGTGGTCCAAGGATGGCCATTGGACTTGAAGGCCATTTCAGCCAGCCTAACATTGCTTATATGAGGTCTGCTTTGGATTCTCTTGCTGCTGCTAATGTTCCCATTTGGCTCACTGAAGTTGATGTTTCAAGCTCTCCACAACAg GCAGAATACCTGGAAGAGATACTAAGAGAAGCATTTGCTCATCCTGCTGTTAATGGGATTGTGATGTGGGCTAGTTGGCATGCACAAGGCTGCTACAGTATGTGCTTAACTGATAACAACTTCAAGAACCTACCAACTGGTGATGTGGTGGACAAACTTCTCAATGAGTGGAAAACTTTCACCCAAATTGAAGCCTTTGCAAACACTCATGGCTTCTTTGAGCTTGATCTCTTCCATGGAGATTATGAGATTACAACAACTCATCCTTCCTCAAACTCCTCTTCACTTCATATACTTAATGTTCATGGTGCAAATCATCATGAGGGAGTGTTACATGTCCTTGATGTTCAGGCTTGA